A genome region from Haloarcula rubripromontorii includes the following:
- the tbsP gene encoding transcriptional regulator TbsP, whose translation MTENLLQDDVGSMLTTVFGATDEPVYVVNPSRRSISELVSTLDADSDAPEVRLLADERALKDVMDDFLVASTAADLIDEERLTMRLLDDVPNHSVAVTVDTVYALVTISDTVGGLGTDDAAFVDNAYDYYDSAWEDADEYSLRTPPLNRVQSTLESDIGPETASDFNDVLNSLSTARGDGDGLDEVTISLLVAARNGELLYDISKWGEDVGLASKATFSRTKTKLEDMNLIDTEKVPIDVGRPRLRLMLGDDRLKDAEPDELASVAQSILAA comes from the coding sequence ATGACCGAAAATCTCCTGCAAGACGACGTCGGTTCTATGTTGACCACGGTGTTTGGGGCAACTGACGAGCCGGTGTACGTCGTGAACCCATCGCGGCGGAGCATCTCGGAGCTTGTATCAACACTGGACGCGGACTCGGACGCCCCCGAAGTTCGGCTGCTGGCCGACGAGCGGGCACTGAAAGATGTCATGGACGATTTCCTCGTTGCGAGTACCGCGGCCGACCTCATCGACGAGGAGCGGCTCACGATGCGACTGCTCGACGACGTGCCGAACCACTCGGTTGCGGTGACTGTCGATACGGTGTATGCGCTCGTGACCATCAGCGACACGGTCGGCGGTCTCGGGACCGACGACGCGGCGTTCGTGGACAACGCCTACGACTACTACGACTCGGCTTGGGAAGACGCCGACGAGTACTCGCTCCGGACGCCGCCGCTCAACCGCGTCCAGAGCACGCTGGAATCCGACATCGGCCCGGAAACCGCGTCGGACTTCAACGACGTTCTCAACTCTCTGTCGACGGCCCGCGGCGACGGCGACGGCCTCGACGAGGTCACCATCAGCCTGCTCGTGGCCGCACGGAACGGTGAACTGCTGTACGACATCAGCAAATGGGGCGAGGATGTCGGGCTGGCGAGCAAGGCGACGTTCTCGCGGACGAAGACGAAACTCGAAGACATGAACCTTATCGACACTGAGAAGGTCCCGATCGACGTGGGCCGGCCGCGGCTCCGCCTGATGCTCGGTGACGACCGGCTCAAAGACGCCGAACCGGACGAGCTGGCTTCCGTGGCCCAGTCCATCCTCGCCGCGTAG
- the glyA gene encoding serine hydroxymethyltransferase, with the protein MSYETVREADPAVADALEGERGRQNDTLAMIASENHVSEAVMEAQSSELTNKYAEGYPGERYYGGCEYADDVEELAIDRAKELWGADHVNVQPHSGSQANMGVYLGVLEPGDKILSLDLTHGGHLSHGHPANFAGQVYEVEQYKVDEETGYIDYEGLHDHAEEFDPDIIVSGYSAYPREVDFERIQEAADAVDAYHLADIAHITGLVAAGVHESPVGVADFVTGSTHKTIRAGRGGIIMCDEEYADDIDAAVFPGSQGGPLMHNVAGKAVGFGEALAPEFEQYAQQTVDNAVALGERLKEHGLSLVSGGTDNHLVLIDLRPSHPDTTGKEVEEALEEAGIVLNANTVPGETRSAFNPSGIRAGTPGLTTRGFDEDACREVADLIYKVVDAPHDDDVVAEVSDRVDEMTNEYTLYE; encoded by the coding sequence ATGAGCTACGAAACCGTCCGGGAAGCGGACCCGGCAGTCGCGGACGCTCTGGAGGGCGAACGAGGCCGGCAGAACGACACGCTGGCGATGATCGCCAGCGAGAACCACGTCAGCGAGGCTGTGATGGAGGCACAGAGTTCCGAACTGACGAACAAGTACGCCGAGGGCTACCCCGGTGAGCGCTACTACGGCGGCTGTGAGTACGCCGACGATGTCGAGGAACTCGCTATCGACCGCGCGAAGGAACTGTGGGGCGCGGACCACGTCAACGTCCAGCCACACTCCGGTTCGCAGGCCAACATGGGCGTCTACCTCGGCGTGCTCGAACCCGGCGACAAGATTCTCTCGCTCGACCTGACCCACGGCGGCCACCTCTCGCACGGCCACCCGGCGAACTTCGCCGGCCAGGTGTACGAGGTCGAACAGTACAAGGTCGACGAGGAGACCGGCTACATCGACTACGAGGGACTGCACGACCACGCCGAGGAGTTCGACCCGGACATCATCGTTTCGGGCTACTCCGCGTACCCCCGAGAGGTCGACTTCGAGCGGATTCAGGAAGCTGCCGATGCGGTCGACGCCTACCACCTCGCGGACATCGCTCACATCACCGGCCTCGTCGCCGCCGGCGTCCACGAGTCGCCGGTCGGCGTCGCCGACTTTGTCACGGGGTCGACGCACAAGACCATCCGCGCCGGCCGCGGCGGCATCATCATGTGCGACGAGGAGTACGCCGACGACATCGACGCCGCCGTCTTCCCCGGCTCGCAGGGCGGCCCGCTGATGCACAACGTCGCCGGCAAGGCCGTCGGCTTCGGCGAGGCGCTGGCCCCCGAATTCGAACAGTACGCCCAGCAGACCGTCGACAACGCCGTCGCACTCGGTGAACGGCTCAAAGAACACGGTCTCTCGCTGGTTTCCGGCGGGACGGACAACCACCTCGTGCTTATCGACCTCCGACCGTCTCACCCCGACACCACGGGCAAAGAGGTCGAGGAAGCCCTCGAAGAGGCCGGTATCGTCCTCAACGCCAACACCGTCCCCGGCGAGACTCGCTCGGCCTTTAACCCCTCGGGTATCCGCGCCGGCACACCCGGGCTCACCACCCGCGGCTTCGACGAGGATGCCTGCCGCGAGGTCGCGGACCTCATCTACAAAGTCGTCGACGCCCCCCACGACGACGATGTCGTCGCGGAAGTCAGCGACCGCGTTGACGAGATGACCAACGAGTACACGCTGTACGAGTAG
- a CDS encoding DUF63 family protein gives METFERAVDEYGPGQLWVGSFVAVLLVAVGAVMAAPQAVWDRFLWQYFWGPVYADAKSASCAEMTASGPQPLYDGCSAAIQEGRLIAEPGYTIVSEVGYMLILVYMLVGVYFLLERLDIAEDPKLYFAFVPFMLLGGALRTVEDATDRAVDAGVTPIVEYPLSSLIISPVIYGTVFLLTLLVLVACVDLEQRGVIDSYYRTTGAIGGAFVAVTLLYLTFVALTREYATLYPSVLITTVMLASALSYGLYRLFESYRPALNNGTGYIGLLVIWGHAIDGVANVLLADWLDALNVPLTYYPKHPANEFIIEATEALQPASLSAAIGTSWPFLIVKLAVASLVVSLFNQEFIDDSPRYALLLLIAVTAVGLGPGTRDMLRATFGI, from the coding sequence ATGGAAACGTTCGAGCGAGCCGTCGATGAGTACGGGCCCGGCCAGCTCTGGGTGGGCTCTTTCGTTGCAGTTCTCCTCGTTGCGGTCGGGGCCGTTATGGCCGCTCCACAGGCCGTCTGGGATCGGTTCCTCTGGCAGTACTTCTGGGGGCCAGTGTACGCCGACGCCAAGTCGGCCAGCTGTGCCGAAATGACTGCGTCCGGCCCACAGCCGCTATACGATGGCTGTAGCGCGGCTATTCAGGAGGGGCGGCTCATCGCTGAGCCGGGGTACACTATCGTCTCCGAGGTTGGCTACATGCTGATTCTGGTGTACATGCTCGTCGGCGTCTACTTCCTCCTCGAGCGACTGGACATCGCCGAGGACCCGAAGCTCTACTTCGCGTTCGTGCCGTTCATGCTGCTCGGCGGCGCGTTGCGAACCGTCGAGGACGCGACCGACCGCGCGGTCGATGCCGGGGTTACACCCATCGTCGAGTACCCGCTGAGTTCGCTCATCATCAGTCCCGTCATCTACGGGACGGTGTTCCTGCTGACGCTGCTCGTCCTCGTCGCCTGCGTGGACCTCGAACAGCGTGGCGTCATCGATAGTTACTACCGGACGACCGGCGCTATCGGCGGCGCGTTCGTCGCCGTGACGCTCCTGTACCTCACGTTTGTCGCCCTTACCCGTGAGTACGCGACGTTGTATCCGTCAGTTCTTATCACGACTGTCATGCTGGCGTCAGCGCTGTCGTACGGTCTGTACCGTCTATTCGAGTCCTACCGCCCGGCGCTGAACAACGGAACTGGCTATATCGGCCTGCTTGTCATCTGGGGCCACGCAATCGACGGCGTCGCGAACGTCCTGCTGGCCGACTGGCTCGACGCCCTCAACGTCCCGCTGACGTACTACCCGAAACACCCGGCCAACGAGTTCATCATCGAAGCCACCGAGGCGCTTCAGCCGGCCAGCCTCTCGGCCGCCATCGGCACGTCGTGGCCGTTCCTGATCGTCAAGCTCGCCGTCGCTTCGCTGGTCGTCTCGCTGTTCAATCAGGAGTTCATCGACGACAGCCCACGGTACGCGCTCCTGTTGCTTATCGCCGTCACCGCAGTCGGTCTGGGGCCGGGGACGCGGGATATGCTGCGGGCGACGTTCGGCATTTAA
- a CDS encoding NUDIX hydrolase, whose translation MPALAAFRDRDVLTRRVTRETDAAGVDGVRARTERGRHWAVGALVTDPDDRVLFVYEDDTWKLPGGGVEAGESRREAVCREVREEAGVDITVDELAAVTEVTVTDGGREATFFFGTYRATPESTALASDPGLDGEGIEAVAWRPSVPSDCLDESLLRRLR comes from the coding sequence ATGCCGGCGCTTGCGGCCTTCCGGGACCGTGACGTGCTCACCCGGCGGGTGACCCGCGAGACCGACGCGGCGGGCGTCGACGGGGTCCGGGCCCGCACAGAGCGCGGCCGCCATTGGGCGGTGGGCGCGCTCGTCACCGACCCCGACGACCGCGTGCTGTTCGTCTACGAGGACGACACGTGGAAGCTCCCGGGCGGCGGCGTCGAGGCCGGCGAGAGCCGCCGGGAGGCCGTGTGCCGCGAGGTGCGCGAGGAGGCCGGCGTGGACATCACCGTCGACGAACTGGCCGCCGTCACCGAGGTCACAGTGACCGACGGCGGACGCGAGGCGACGTTCTTCTTCGGCACCTACCGCGCCACGCCCGAATCGACGGCGCTCGCGTCGGACCCCGGGCTCGACGGCGAGGGCATCGAAGCCGTGGCGTGGCGACCGTCCGTACCGTCGGACTGTCTGGACGAGTCGCTGCTCCGGCGGCTCCGATAG
- a CDS encoding PadR family transcriptional regulator: MHDLTGFQRDLLYVIAGREEPHGLAIKEELEAYYEKEIHHGRLYPNLDTLVDKGLVEKGQRDRRTNFYTLTRRGRREIDARREWEDQYVDL; encoded by the coding sequence ATGCACGACTTGACAGGATTCCAGCGTGACCTTCTCTACGTGATCGCTGGCAGGGAGGAGCCACACGGCTTAGCTATCAAGGAGGAACTCGAAGCGTACTACGAGAAGGAGATCCATCACGGTCGCCTGTATCCGAACCTCGATACGCTTGTCGACAAGGGACTCGTTGAGAAGGGCCAGCGCGACCGCCGGACCAACTTTTATACCCTCACGCGCCGCGGGCGTCGCGAGATCGACGCCCGTCGTGAGTGGGAAGACCAGTACGTCGACCTGTGA
- a CDS encoding DUF7117 family protein — MKVRGERECQDCGTRWRYYETGSIACPDCGSIHSVGIDEHTEHTDTPATLDLTPVRSRIDADQTREIADAAAEHCREYTRKRGFIDAGELRQFDQTFVAAVELQHIGTHLAREMRHGDPAERYFYELLGGADDGNRPAVEDVPSALRVPYGLAMAAAVDSYQRDVRTYLDAHPDPTARQLSGRIRDHRKRVEALDGDVDPADANRLVHAARGLGSYITGDESAFVRAENWLAGIEDDTA, encoded by the coding sequence ATGAAAGTCCGCGGGGAGCGCGAGTGTCAAGACTGTGGTACGCGGTGGCGGTACTACGAGACCGGAAGCATCGCCTGTCCGGACTGTGGCAGCATCCACAGCGTCGGGATCGACGAGCACACCGAGCACACCGATACACCAGCCACGCTCGACCTGACGCCGGTACGGAGCCGAATCGACGCGGACCAGACGCGGGAGATCGCTGACGCGGCAGCGGAGCACTGCCGAGAGTACACGCGCAAGCGAGGATTCATCGACGCGGGCGAGCTTCGACAGTTCGACCAGACGTTCGTCGCCGCAGTCGAACTCCAGCACATCGGCACGCACCTCGCCCGCGAGATGCGACACGGCGACCCGGCCGAGCGGTACTTCTACGAACTGCTCGGCGGGGCTGACGACGGCAATCGTCCGGCCGTCGAAGACGTCCCGTCGGCGCTTCGCGTGCCGTACGGTTTAGCGATGGCGGCCGCTGTCGACAGCTATCAGCGAGACGTACGGACGTATCTGGACGCTCACCCGGACCCCACAGCACGACAGCTCTCCGGGCGGATTCGCGACCATCGAAAGCGGGTCGAGGCGCTGGACGGCGATGTCGACCCAGCGGACGCCAACCGCCTCGTCCACGCAGCCCGGGGCCTGGGGTCGTACATCACCGGTGACGAGAGCGCCTTCGTCAGGGCCGAGAACTGGCTCGCCGGAATCGAAGACGACACCGCCTAA
- a CDS encoding inositol monophosphatase family protein, translated as MTDASHRAAVAERAARSGGVVAREQFRGDLNVESKANKNDLVTETDRDAQRQVVATVLEAFPGDRFLCEEALSTRAGPEADYEPEAVDTIPSNGSVWVIDPIDGTANYVRGMRLWGTAVSAVVDGDPVASVTYLPSYGDLYAAGPENVMRDGTALSVSDRTDPETFAVAPVGWWDRDDRDEFGRLCSAVGDRFGDIRRLGSFQATLAHVADGALEGLVCTRPMAPWDTLAGVQMVRQAGGTVTDLDGEPWTHDSDSVVASNGETHEAFVAAGNEALEGE; from the coding sequence ATGACAGATGCAAGCCACCGGGCGGCAGTCGCCGAGCGAGCGGCCCGGTCTGGCGGTGTCGTAGCGCGGGAGCAGTTCCGGGGCGACCTCAACGTTGAGTCGAAGGCCAACAAAAACGACCTCGTGACGGAGACGGACCGCGACGCCCAGCGACAGGTCGTCGCCACTGTTCTGGAAGCGTTTCCCGGCGACCGATTCCTCTGTGAGGAAGCCCTCTCGACGCGAGCCGGGCCCGAGGCCGACTACGAGCCCGAAGCGGTCGACACCATCCCAAGTAACGGCTCTGTGTGGGTAATCGATCCGATCGATGGGACGGCAAACTACGTCCGTGGAATGCGCCTGTGGGGGACCGCCGTCAGTGCGGTCGTCGATGGCGACCCGGTCGCATCGGTGACCTATCTCCCCTCGTATGGCGACCTCTACGCGGCCGGCCCTGAAAATGTGATGCGAGACGGGACTGCGCTTTCGGTAAGTGACCGAACCGACCCGGAGACGTTTGCTGTGGCTCCCGTCGGTTGGTGGGACCGCGATGACAGGGACGAGTTCGGTCGGTTGTGCAGTGCCGTCGGCGACCGATTCGGTGACATCCGCCGGCTGGGGTCGTTCCAGGCAACGCTGGCACACGTTGCCGACGGGGCGCTTGAGGGACTCGTTTGCACGCGCCCGATGGCACCCTGGGATACGCTTGCCGGCGTCCAGATGGTTCGACAGGCCGGCGGCACAGTCACTGACCTCGATGGCGAGCCCTGGACTCACGACAGCGACTCTGTCGTCGCCTCTAACGGCGAGACACACGAGGCATTCGTAGCGGCCGGCAACGAGGCGCTCGAAGGAGAGTAA
- a CDS encoding glycosyltransferase family 2 protein yields the protein MTIQANQANQANKQGTAAKTADEFLVTPESEVTPVLSVVMPTLNEEKGIVECIDRIKTAVSELRVPTEIIVSDSSTDATPELARERGATVVTPDEPGYGYAYRYAFDKARGEYIAMGDADTTYDFEMIPQLLEPVKNGDADICMGSRLEGEIRDGSMPPLHKYVGNPLLTRFLNTFYGAGVSDAHSGFRVFTKDALETLELETTGMEFASEMIMEAGANDLTIEEVPIIYHEREGEETLDSFSDGWRHVRFMLVNAPDYLFSYPALLLVSAGALLMSLSIAQLSISGVNFGIQTMVGGSLLAIVGYQVWTLALFSSIAANPINKPEGLLVGMIREQFQLEHGASIGILAAAAGILYLGSVFGQWLLVGEAALPSATATLLASTVVVLGLQTVFGSFFMSMLADSS from the coding sequence ATGACAATACAAGCAAATCAGGCAAACCAAGCGAATAAACAGGGGACTGCAGCCAAGACTGCAGACGAATTTCTCGTCACACCGGAGAGCGAAGTCACGCCGGTTTTGAGCGTCGTGATGCCGACTCTCAACGAAGAGAAAGGAATCGTCGAGTGTATCGATCGGATCAAAACAGCGGTATCCGAGTTGCGCGTCCCAACTGAGATTATCGTCAGCGACAGTTCGACCGACGCGACACCGGAGCTAGCCCGCGAGCGGGGGGCGACAGTCGTGACCCCTGACGAACCGGGCTATGGCTACGCGTATCGCTATGCGTTCGACAAGGCGCGGGGAGAGTACATCGCGATGGGCGATGCCGACACGACGTACGATTTCGAGATGATTCCGCAGCTTCTCGAACCCGTCAAGAACGGTGACGCGGACATCTGTATGGGGAGTCGACTTGAGGGAGAGATTCGGGACGGGTCGATGCCACCGCTGCATAAATACGTCGGCAATCCACTGTTGACGCGGTTCCTGAATACGTTCTATGGGGCCGGTGTAAGCGACGCCCACAGCGGGTTCCGCGTGTTCACCAAGGACGCGCTCGAAACGCTAGAGCTAGAGACGACCGGCATGGAGTTCGCCAGCGAGATGATTATGGAAGCCGGCGCGAACGATCTCACCATCGAAGAGGTCCCGATTATCTACCACGAGCGTGAAGGCGAGGAAACGCTCGACAGTTTCAGTGACGGCTGGCGACACGTCCGCTTTATGCTCGTAAACGCGCCGGATTACCTGTTCTCGTATCCGGCTCTGTTGCTCGTCTCTGCCGGGGCACTGTTGATGTCACTGTCAATCGCCCAGCTGTCGATCAGTGGCGTCAACTTCGGCATACAGACGATGGTCGGCGGGTCGCTGCTGGCAATCGTCGGGTATCAGGTCTGGACGCTCGCACTGTTCAGCTCCATCGCCGCGAACCCGATCAACAAACCCGAGGGGCTACTCGTCGGGATGATACGGGAGCAGTTCCAGCTGGAACACGGTGCGTCCATCGGCATTCTCGCGGCTGCAGCCGGGATTCTGTACCTCGGGAGCGTGTTCGGACAGTGGCTGCTCGTCGGCGAAGCGGCGTTGCCGTCAGCCACAGCGACTCTTCTGGCCTCGACAGTCGTCGTACTCGGACTACAGACCGTGTTCGGGTCGTTCTTTATGAGTATGCTCGCAGACAGCAGCTAA
- a CDS encoding YcaO-like family protein — protein MRTVEVVGRGPAVDALTAFLADIDVSVAQPSTPADSGGDLAVVVDTVGSETFAAWNDRATGEDMPWVAVELGGVGGVPVTDAAVSGFGPETGCFDCLRARAEATVDDTDEITEAPAAATQRFAGALAGRLVTRFLDGNAALFGTVTELPHTQRRFLPVPGCDCGETPSRTLDDGRQTAPDSEALSRAELGLDERVGIATEVGEVESFPAPYYLSTLADTTGFSDVSAAAKAAGVAIDWDTAFMKALGENYERYAAGVYRDGKLQRGTVTDVPDAVTPDAFVRDEAEWDDSTPLRWVPAENLLTDDSRSLPAETVYYPPPSDAVRPATTTGLGLGNTVTEALLTGLYEVIERDAAMLSWYSTFEPLRVAVEDHEQYDTLRRRATSEGLDVTALLLTQDVDVPVITVALEQDEWPRFALGTDADLDPGAAAVGALEEALQNWMELDSMGLEAAMDAQGAIGRYAKSPGAAADLTATETAVPLDSLGPDADLSDEAELETLCDRAADAGLTPHGARLTTRDLEQLGFEAVRVVCPSAQPLFFGDSFFGERAEAVPADLGFEPRLDREHHPFP, from the coding sequence ATGCGAACTGTCGAAGTCGTCGGGCGTGGACCGGCCGTCGATGCACTCACTGCGTTTCTCGCTGATATCGACGTTTCAGTAGCACAGCCGTCGACACCGGCGGACAGCGGTGGCGATCTCGCCGTCGTGGTCGATACCGTCGGGTCGGAGACGTTTGCGGCGTGGAACGACCGAGCGACAGGTGAGGACATGCCGTGGGTCGCCGTCGAACTGGGCGGCGTCGGCGGCGTCCCGGTGACTGACGCCGCGGTCAGCGGGTTCGGACCCGAAACGGGCTGTTTCGACTGTCTCCGGGCTCGGGCCGAGGCCACAGTCGATGACACGGATGAAATCACAGAAGCCCCGGCTGCGGCCACGCAACGATTCGCGGGAGCGCTGGCCGGCCGACTGGTAACCCGGTTTCTCGACGGCAACGCTGCCCTCTTCGGGACGGTCACGGAACTCCCACACACACAGCGGCGGTTCCTGCCGGTCCCGGGCTGTGACTGTGGCGAGACGCCGAGCCGCACCCTCGACGACGGTCGCCAGACGGCCCCGGACAGCGAGGCGCTCTCACGGGCAGAGCTGGGCCTCGACGAGCGGGTCGGTATCGCCACGGAAGTCGGCGAGGTCGAGTCGTTCCCGGCGCCGTACTACCTGTCGACGCTCGCCGACACCACCGGATTCAGCGACGTGTCGGCCGCCGCCAAGGCCGCCGGTGTCGCTATCGACTGGGATACAGCATTCATGAAAGCGCTTGGCGAGAACTACGAGCGGTACGCGGCCGGCGTCTACCGAGACGGGAAACTGCAACGCGGGACGGTCACCGATGTTCCGGACGCCGTCACACCCGATGCGTTCGTGAGGGATGAAGCCGAATGGGACGACTCGACGCCACTCCGCTGGGTCCCGGCGGAAAATCTACTGACCGACGACAGTCGGTCGCTGCCCGCCGAAACCGTCTACTATCCGCCGCCATCGGACGCTGTCAGGCCGGCAACGACGACCGGACTCGGACTCGGAAACACCGTCACCGAGGCACTGTTGACCGGGCTGTACGAGGTCATCGAGCGTGACGCCGCGATGCTGTCGTGGTACTCGACCTTCGAGCCGCTCCGGGTGGCTGTCGAGGACCACGAGCAGTACGACACGCTCCGACGGCGCGCGACATCTGAGGGGCTCGACGTGACGGCACTGTTGCTGACACAGGACGTGGACGTGCCAGTCATCACTGTCGCACTGGAACAGGACGAATGGCCGCGCTTCGCGCTCGGGACCGACGCAGACCTGGACCCGGGTGCGGCCGCCGTCGGCGCGCTGGAGGAGGCGCTCCAGAACTGGATGGAACTCGACAGCATGGGTCTCGAAGCGGCCATGGACGCACAGGGCGCTATCGGGCGCTACGCCAAATCGCCCGGCGCGGCGGCCGACCTGACGGCCACGGAGACGGCGGTCCCGCTGGATTCGCTTGGCCCCGACGCAGACCTCTCCGACGAGGCGGAGCTAGAGACGCTGTGTGACCGGGCGGCCGATGCGGGGCTCACGCCACATGGGGCACGGCTGACGACGCGCGACCTCGAACAGCTCGGCTTCGAGGCAGTCCGCGTCGTCTGTCCGTCGGCACAACCGCTGTTCTTCGGTGATTCGTTCTTCGGCGAGCGGGCCGAAGCCGTGCCAGCCGATTTGGGCTTCGAGCCGCGACTCGACAGGGAGCATCATCCGTTCCCCTAA
- a CDS encoding bifunctional methylenetetrahydrofolate dehydrogenase/methenyltetrahydrofolate cyclohydrolase yields MTEIIDGNAVAQSIRDDLVASIDRLADAGHRPSLATVLMSEDPASETYVSMKQDDCEEVGIEAIDIDIDPDADAAELYDTIEDLNADDDVNGILVQMPVPDHVEDREVLRAIDPMKDVDGFHPENVGRLVAGDARYKPCTPHGIQKLIESAGVDTEGKDAVVVGRSDIVGKPMANLLIQKAPGGNATTTVCHSRTDDLAERTRNADIVVAAAGVPEMIDGEMIQEGATVIDVGINRVEADTEKGYELVGDVEYESAKEKAGAITPVPGGVGPMTRAMLLYNTVKAAGLQHDVEVDLP; encoded by the coding sequence ATGACAGAGATTATCGACGGCAACGCTGTCGCACAGTCGATTCGGGACGATCTGGTCGCGTCCATCGACCGCCTCGCCGACGCCGGCCATCGTCCGTCGCTCGCGACGGTGCTGATGTCCGAGGACCCGGCCAGCGAGACGTACGTCTCGATGAAACAGGACGACTGCGAAGAGGTCGGTATCGAGGCCATCGACATCGACATCGACCCCGACGCTGACGCCGCCGAACTGTACGACACCATCGAGGACCTCAACGCCGACGACGACGTCAACGGTATTCTGGTCCAGATGCCCGTCCCGGACCACGTCGAGGACCGGGAGGTCCTCCGAGCTATTGACCCGATGAAAGACGTGGACGGCTTCCACCCGGAGAACGTCGGCCGCCTCGTGGCCGGCGACGCCCGCTACAAGCCCTGCACGCCCCACGGCATCCAGAAGCTCATCGAGAGCGCCGGCGTCGACACGGAGGGCAAAGACGCCGTCGTCGTCGGTCGCTCGGACATCGTCGGGAAGCCGATGGCGAACCTGCTCATCCAGAAGGCCCCCGGCGGGAACGCGACGACGACGGTGTGTCACTCCCGGACCGACGACCTCGCCGAGCGGACGCGAAACGCCGACATCGTCGTCGCCGCGGCCGGCGTCCCCGAGATGATAGACGGCGAGATGATACAGGAGGGCGCGACGGTCATCGACGTGGGCATCAACCGCGTCGAGGCCGACACCGAGAAGGGCTACGAACTCGTCGGCGACGTGGAGTACGAGAGCGCAAAGGAGAAGGCCGGCGCAATCACGCCGGTCCCCGGCGGCGTCGGCCCGATGACCCGCGCGATGTTGCTGTACAACACGGTGAAAGCGGCGGGTCTGCAACACGACGTCGAAGTCGACCTCCCCTGA